GTCCCGATGGGAGTCAGGAGGACACTCCTACTCCCGATAACGTTGTTCCGTTCAGCGATCGCCGTAAAGGACTAAAGGCTGCCGCCAGTGTAGGAACCTACAGTTTAGACCCTGGTTCACCCACCCTCAAAGAGCTCGTCTTTTCTGAGAATTTTGCCTGCCCGGAACACGGAGCTGTGATGGAGGAGCTTTCTCCCCGCCTCTTTTCCTTCAATTCTCCCTACGGAGCCTGCTCCCACTGCCACGGCTTAGGCTCCCTCCGCACCTTTTCGGCGGAACTGGTCGTGCCTGATCCCTCGTTGCCTGTCTACGCGGCGATCGCCCCGTGGTCAGAGAAAGACAATACCTACTATTTCTCATTGCTCTACAGCGTGGGACAAGCCTACGGATTTGAACTGCAAACCCCGTGGGACAAGCTCACCCCAGAACAGCAGCATATTATCCTCTACGGCAGTCCCGACAAGATCTACATCGAGTCCGATTCCCGCTACCGTGAAACGAAGGGATACCAACGCCGCTACGAGGGAGTCTTGCCGATGCTGGAGCGGCAATACCAAGAGACTACCTCGGAAGTCTATCGCCAGAAGCTGGAAAAATATCTCGTAGACCAAGTCTGTGAGCAATGTGGGGGCGATCGCCTCAAGCCAGAGGCGCTCGCCGTACGCATGGGGCAATACACCATCAAAGATCTCACCAGCGTTTCCGTCCGCGATGCCTTAGAGCGAGTCAATAATCTCCATCTGACGCCGCGACAGGCTCAAATTGGGGATCTGGTGCTGCGCGAAATTAAGGCACGTCTGCAATTTTTGCTAGACGTAGGGCTAGACTATCTCACCCTCGATCGCACCGCCATGACCCTCTCTGGGGGAGAGGCGCAGCGCATTCGCCTGGCCACCCAGATTGGCGCAGGACTCACCGGGGTTCTCTATGTCTTAGATGAACCCAGCATTGGACTCCACCAACGGGACAACGATCGCCTGTTGGCCACCCTCACCCGTTTACGCGATTTGGGCAATACGCTGATCGTGGTGGAGCATGATGAAGATACGATTCGGATCGCCGATCACCTGGTAGACATTGGCCCCGGTGCGGGGGTACATGGGGGGGCGATCGTGACTCAGGGCGATCTCAAGGCGCTGTTGAACTCCAAAGAGTCCCTCACAGGAGCGTATCTTTCCGGTCGTCGCACTATCTCTACTCCCGCCGAACGCCGCGAGGGGAATGGGCGATCGCTCACGATCCGCAATGCCCACCGCAACAATCTCAAACATGTTGACGTAGACATTCCCCTAGGGAAGTTGGTGTGTGTTACGGGAGTGTCCGGATCGGGCAAGTCCACGTTAGTGAATGAGCTGCTGTATCCCGCCATTCAAAACCACTTTGGGCATAAGATCCCGCAGCCCAAAGAGATGGAAAAAGTGGGGGGACTCAATGCCCTGGACAAGGCGATCGTGATTGACCAGTCTCCCATTGGCCGCACGCCCCGATCGAATCCCGCAACTTATACAGGCGTTTTTGACGTGATCCGCGATCTCTTTGCCGAAACCATTGAAGCGAAGGCACGGGGATATAAACCGGGTCAGTTTTCCTTCAACGTGAAGGGCGGGCGCTGCGAAGCCTGCGGGGGACAAGGGGTCAATGTGATTGAAATGAACTTTTTGCCCGATGTCTACGTGCAGTGCGAAGTCTGCAAGGGCGCCCGTTATAACCGCGAGACGCTGCAAGTGAAGTACAAGGGAAAGTCGATTTCCGATGTGCTGAACATGACGGCAGAAGAAGCCCTCGACTTTTTTCAAAATATTCCGAAAGCGGTTGCCCGCTTGCAAACAATGGTGGATGTGGGACTGGGCTATGTGCGGCTGGGGCAAACCGCTCCCACCCTTTCAGGAGGAGAAGCGCAACGCCTCAAGCTGGCAACAGAACTCTCCCGCCGCGCCACAGGCAAAACCCTCTATTTGATCGATGAACCCACCACCGGACTCTCTTTCTACGATGTCCACAAACTGCTAGACGTGCTGCAACGACTGGTAGATAAGGGCAACACGGTATTGGTGATCGAACATAACCTAGACGTGATTCGCTGCGCCGACTGGATTATTGACCTTGGCCCCGATGGGGGCGATCGCGGCGGTGAAATTGTTGCTGTGGGTACTCCCGAAGACGTTGCGGTTCACCCCAGTTCCTACACGGGGCACTATCTCAAGCAGGTCTTGGAGAAGCATCCTCCGGGCAAATAGAACAGGGAAAGAGAACCTAGAACGTGGGTGGAGCGATCGCCCTTCACTCACGTCTTTAAAAAAAGGGATGCAAGCAATACTCTCACACCCCATCTAACCTTAGAGAGCCCATGACGAGGATTGAACTCGTGACCTCACCCTTACCAAGGGTGCGCTCTACCACTGAGCTACACGGGCAAAACGTGGATGGGCCGAGCTGGATTCGAACCAGCGTAGGCATAGCCAGCGGATTTACAGTCCGCCCCCATTAACCACTCGGGCATCGACCCGCCCTATCCACGATTATGAATCATAGCATACCTAATTCCACTTCCGAGCAAGATTCTAAAAAAATGGATAGCCTCTCGGAGTGGCAGAAATTCTAGGGAATTAGACCTCTAGCTCCGCATGATGTCCGCCTCGGTGAAATAGGCCGTGGGACTTTTTCGGAAAGGGAATATTGTGGGTGGAGTGAAAATCAGCCTGCACCTTATGGGTCAAGCGGCGGGACACCTGGCGCACGATTTGATTTAGGAGGCGATCGCCCGTTTTCTCAATGAGGGAGTGGGGCAACGCCCGAATAAAGCGTGGAAATTGGATATACACGGTCAGGTTCAGTTCCCATTCCACACGAGTCAGAACTTGACCCGTTTGGGTTTGGGTTTCCAGAAGCTGCAAGGATGCCTTAAAGTCCACGTCATAGCCCATCGGTTCATATCCGGGTACCGGAATCGTCTCAATCCGGTATACGCCTTCCTGCTGAGGGAGCAAATCTAGCCCAATCTTGGGTTCGACCTCATAGCCGAAGGAACCAAACCGACCGATGGTTAGACCGTACCCGTTCTCTCCAATCGGCGATACCGTCATCGGCTGAGCACAGCGGTGGAACCATCCGTGATGGGCATCCAAGTAGGCAGCCACGGTTTTCGCATCGGCATACATCTCCATACAGTTCGAGTAATAGCCATGAAACTGAGTCGGCTCATGGGTGATCACCTCGTCCCCAGTCTCAGAACAGTCCAGTATCTGAGAAGAAATGGCGAAAACAGAATCCGCTGAATTGAAAGACTGAGATTCAAAAGAATTTGCCTGCATACGTCTCAACCTAGAAGATGAATCGGCACGACTACGGAGCCTAATCAAACAACACAACAAAAACGAGCGCTAGAGCTTCCCAGCCTATCTTAAGCAAAGACCCTGAAGTGTATACACACTAGCAAGATCGGTGAGAGAGTTACCTGAACCCTGTGAGAAATTCCACCGGATTCGATAGACTATGAAAGGTTTTCAGCATGCCCTTTTATCCCTGACTGTTCGTTCAGCATAACGATGGATTAATCTAAACAACCATCGTTGATCCACGGAAAGATAGTGGGAGATCTTCCTGGTTCCACAATCCAACTCATGTGATTTACGGAGAAAGAAAACTTAACGTTTCTACATGGAATGTCTTGATTGTATGGATCTCTGCGACTGCGATCAAGTTCCCGTCCGATGTTTGGTGCATCTTCACCAAGCCATGAAGATAGGGGTAACAGAACGAATTTGTGCAGAAATCCGCGCTATACGGACTTCCCGACCTTACTTAACCTAATGAATGATCGTCCTAATTTAATTTGAGAACATCGCTATGAAAGCATTGGTTGTAGGCGCAACGGGCGCAACCGGAAAACGCATCGTGAACGAGCTGGTGCAGCGTGGGATTCCAACGCGGGCAATGGTGCGAGATGTAGAAGCTGCCCGCTCCGTTTTACCAGACGCCGCCGAGATTGTTGTGGGAGATGTGCTCCAACCGCAAACCATTCGTGAGGCGATCGCCGACTGCACCGTTCTAGTGTGTGCAACGGGGGCAGCTCCCAGTTTCGATTTCACAGGGCCGTATAAAGTCGATTACGAGGGCACTAAAAATCTGGTGGATGTCGCCAAAAGCTCTGGTATTCAGCATTTTGTGATCGTTTCATCCCTATGCGTCTCCCAGTTTTTCCACCCGTTGAACCTGTTTTGGCTGGTGCTGTACTGGAAAAAGCAGGCGGAAGACTATCTGATCGCCAGTGGCCTGCCGTACACGATTGTGCGACCGGGCGGCTTGAAAAATGACGACGACAACACCGATCCGGTCGTCATGACAGGAGCCGACCAACTCTTTGAAGGCAGCATTCCCCGGCGAACGGTGGCGAAGGTGTGCGTCGAGGCGTTGCTAACCCCAGAAGCCAAAAACAAGATTGTAGAAATTGTGGCAAAACCCGATGCTCCGGCCACCTCCTTGAACGACCTCTTCGCAGGCGTATCGTAAGGAACCCCGTTTTATGCGACCTCCTGTTCCTGCTGATCAACCGCGCGATCGCCCCCCTGTGCAGTTTCGCCGCCGTGTCCGGCGATCGCCCCTAACCTCGCTCCGGTGGGGCAGACTCTCAGCCCTGCTCGGCATCTCTGGCCTCATGCTGATCACGATGATCCACTGGATTGGGTCGTGGAACGGGGAGCGATCGCCCTGGGACAACCGAGCCTGGACTGGGGAACCCATGCCCCTCGTGATGAACGGGGGAGATCCCTACATTCGAGCGTTAATGCGAACAATTTCAGCGAGCGAGTCCAGCGATCCCAGCCCCTATACCCTGCTGTATGGCGGCGAACACAGTGAGACCCTCCGGGAGCATCCCGACGAGTGCGTACCCATCGTGGCGGGGCCTAATGTAGGCAAGTGTACAACTGCAGCGGGACGCTATCAGTTTTTAACGACAACGTGGTTGGAAAAGGCTGCCGTCTATCATCCCCGACCCAAGGGATTCTCGATCTGGCGATCCTACAGCTTTGCCCCTCGCTACCAGGATGAGGTGGTGTATGCGTGGCTGAATGATCCATCGGCGTGGGGCGAAGACATTGGCGAGATGCTGCGGGCAGGCGAGATTGAGGATGTGCTTTGGCTCCTGTCGGGAACATGGACGAGTTTGGGCTATGGCATCGAGTCAAATGTGATGAGTAGTTCGCTGCCCGAT
This genomic interval from Synechococcales cyanobacterium T60_A2020_003 contains the following:
- the uvrA gene encoding excinuclease ABC subunit UvrA, with the translated sequence MPKRLSASPQSDLSPSPATRNGHHPAQSALDENVIRIRGARQHNLKDINLELPRNRLIVFTGVSGSGKSSLAFDTIFAEGQRRYVESLSAYARQFLGQVDKPDVDAIEGLSPAISIDQKSTSHNPRSTVGTVTEIYDYLRLLFGRAGEPHCPHCDRSIVPQTIDQMCDRIMELADRTRFQILAPVVRGKKGTHKKLLSGLAAEGFVRVRVDGEVRELSDSIDLDKNQVHNIEIVVDRLVKKDGMQERLVDSLSTCLKRSEGIALIDILESPDGSQEDTPTPDNVVPFSDRRKGLKAAASVGTYSLDPGSPTLKELVFSENFACPEHGAVMEELSPRLFSFNSPYGACSHCHGLGSLRTFSAELVVPDPSLPVYAAIAPWSEKDNTYYFSLLYSVGQAYGFELQTPWDKLTPEQQHIILYGSPDKIYIESDSRYRETKGYQRRYEGVLPMLERQYQETTSEVYRQKLEKYLVDQVCEQCGGDRLKPEALAVRMGQYTIKDLTSVSVRDALERVNNLHLTPRQAQIGDLVLREIKARLQFLLDVGLDYLTLDRTAMTLSGGEAQRIRLATQIGAGLTGVLYVLDEPSIGLHQRDNDRLLATLTRLRDLGNTLIVVEHDEDTIRIADHLVDIGPGAGVHGGAIVTQGDLKALLNSKESLTGAYLSGRRTISTPAERREGNGRSLTIRNAHRNNLKHVDVDIPLGKLVCVTGVSGSGKSTLVNELLYPAIQNHFGHKIPQPKEMEKVGGLNALDKAIVIDQSPIGRTPRSNPATYTGVFDVIRDLFAETIEAKARGYKPGQFSFNVKGGRCEACGGQGVNVIEMNFLPDVYVQCEVCKGARYNRETLQVKYKGKSISDVLNMTAEEALDFFQNIPKAVARLQTMVDVGLGYVRLGQTAPTLSGGEAQRLKLATELSRRATGKTLYLIDEPTTGLSFYDVHKLLDVLQRLVDKGNTVLVIEHNLDVIRCADWIIDLGPDGGDRGGEIVAVGTPEDVAVHPSSYTGHYLKQVLEKHPPGK
- a CDS encoding DUF1997 domain-containing protein; translated protein: MQANSFESQSFNSADSVFAISSQILDCSETGDEVITHEPTQFHGYYSNCMEMYADAKTVAAYLDAHHGWFHRCAQPMTVSPIGENGYGLTIGRFGSFGYEVEPKIGLDLLPQQEGVYRIETIPVPGYEPMGYDVDFKASLQLLETQTQTGQVLTRVEWELNLTVYIQFPRFIRALPHSLIEKTGDRLLNQIVRQVSRRLTHKVQADFHSTHNIPFPKKSHGLFHRGGHHAELEV
- a CDS encoding SDR family oxidoreductase, with product MKALVVGATGATGKRIVNELVQRGIPTRAMVRDVEAARSVLPDAAEIVVGDVLQPQTIREAIADCTVLVCATGAAPSFDFTGPYKVDYEGTKNLVDVAKSSGIQHFVIVSSLCVSQFFHPLNLFWLVLYWKKQAEDYLIASGLPYTIVRPGGLKNDDDNTDPVVMTGADQLFEGSIPRRTVAKVCVEALLTPEAKNKIVEIVAKPDAPATSLNDLFAGVS
- a CDS encoding glycoside hydrolase family protein; amino-acid sequence: MLITMIHWIGSWNGERSPWDNRAWTGEPMPLVMNGGDPYIRALMRTISASESSDPSPYTLLYGGEHSETLREHPDECVPIVAGPNVGKCTTAAGRYQFLTTTWLEKAAVYHPRPKGFSIWRSYSFAPRYQDEVVYAWLNDPSAWGEDIGEMLRAGEIEDVLWLLSGTWTSLGYGIESNVMSSSLPDIYAEMLDQELRQAKNSPSANGRSPVTKRAEPF